One genomic segment of Erythrolamprus reginae isolate rEryReg1 chromosome 2, rEryReg1.hap1, whole genome shotgun sequence includes these proteins:
- the LOC139159905 gene encoding zinc finger protein 850-like has protein sequence MKHQRTHTGEKRFECPDCGKAFSANSNLVQHQRIHTGEKPFGCLDCGKSFSHSCHLVTHQRTHTGEKPFECPDCGKGFSQSCHLVTHQRTHTGEKPFECPDCGKSFTHNSSLVRHQRTHTGDKPFECPDCGKGFSQSSHLVKHKRTHTEEKPFECLICGKYFSDNSCLIQHQRTHTGEKPFECSDCGKNFNHNSSLVKHKRTHTGENPFECPDCGKGFSQNFSLVRHQRTHTGEKPFECPDCGKGFSQNFSLVRHQRTHTGEKPFECPDCGKGFSQSSHLVKHKRNHTEEKPFECLICGNFFSDNSRLIQHQRTHTGEKRFECLDCGKRFNQNSSLVTHQRTHTGEKPFECPDCGKSFSHSSNLVQHQRTHTGEKHFECPDCGKSFSQSSHLVTHQRTHTGEKPFECSDCGKGFSRSSNLVKHKRTHTGEKPFECLICGKCFSDNSHLIQHQRTHKGEKPFECPNCGKSFTHNSSLVIHQRTHTGDKPFECPDCGKGFSQSSHLVKHKRTHTEEKPFECLICGKYFSDNSCLIQHQRTHTGEKPFECPDCGKGFSQSSHLVRHQRTHTGEKPFECLDCGKGFSQSCHLVKHKRTHTEEKPFECLICGKYFSDNSCLIQHQRTHTGEKPFECPDCGKGFSQNSSLVKHQRTHTGEKPFECPDCGKGFSQNSSLVKHQRTHTGEKPFECPDCRKGFSQSSNLVQHQRTHTGEKPFDCPDCGKGFSQNSSLVKHQRTHTGKRAKY, from the coding sequence atgaaacaccagaggactcacacaggagagaaacgctttgaatgtcctgactgtgggaaagctTTTAGTGcaaattccaacctggtgcaacaccagagaattcacacaggagagaaaccctttggatgtcttgactgtgggaaaagctttagtcaTAGTtgccacctggtgacacaccagaggactcacacaggggagaaaccctttgaatgtcctgactgtgggaaaggttttagtcagagttgccacctggtgacacaccagaggactcacacaggagagaaaccttttgaatgtcctgactgtgggaaaagttttactcataattccagcctggtgagacaccagaggactcacacaggagacaaaccctttgaatgtcctgattgtgggaaaggttttagtcagagttcccacctggtgaaacacaagagaacTCATACagaagagaaaccctttgaatgccttaTCTGTGGAAAATACTTTAGTGATAATTCCTGCTTGattcaacaccagaggactcacacaggagagaaaccctttgaatgttctgattgtgggaaaaattttaatcataattccagcctggtaaaacacaagagaactcacacaggagagaacccctttgaatgccctgactgtgggaaaggttttagtcagaatttcagcctggtgagacaccagaggactcacacaggagagaaaccctttgaatgccctgactgtgggaaaggttttagtcagaatttcagcctggtgagacaccagaggactcacacaggagagaaaccctttgaatgtcctgattgtgggaaaggttttagtcagagttcccacctggtgaaacacaagagaaaTCATACagaagagaaaccctttgaatgccttaTATGTGGAAAtttttttagtgataattcccGCTTGattcaacaccagaggactcacacaggagagaaacgctTTGAATgccttgactgtgggaaaagatttaatcagaattccagtctggtgacacaccagaggactcacacaggagagaaaccctttgaatgtcctgactgtgggaaaagttttagtcatagttcCAACTTGgtacaacaccagaggactcatacaggagagaaacactttgaatgtcctgactgtgggaaaagttttagtcagagttcccacctggtgacacaccagaggactcacacaggagagaaaccttttgaatgttctgactgtgggaaaggttttagtcggagttccaacctggtgaaacacaagagaactcatacaggagagaaaccctttgaatgccttatctgtggaaaatgttttagtgataattcccaCTTGattcaacaccagaggactcacaaaggagagaaaccttttgaatgtcctaactgtgggaaaagttttactcataattccagcctggtgatacaccagaggactcacacaggggacaaaccctttgaatgtcctgattgtgggaaaggttttagtcagagttctcacctggtgaaacacaagaggactcatacagaagagaaaccctttgaatgccttatctgtggaaaatattttagtgataattcctgCTTGattcaacaccagaggactcacacaggagagaaaccctttgaatgtcctgattgtgggaaaggttttagtcagagttcccacctggtgagacaccagaggacacacacaggagagaaaccctttgaatgtcttgattgtgggaaaggttttagtcagagttgccacctggtgaaacacaagagaacTCATACagaagagaaaccctttgaatgccttatctgtggaaaatattttagtgataattcctgCTTGattcaacaccagaggactcacacaggagagaaaccgtttgaatgccctgactgtgggaaaggttttagtcagaattccagcctggtgaaacaccagaggactcacacaggagagaaaccctttgaatgccctgactgtgggaaaggttttagtcagaattccagcctggtgaaacaccagaggactcacacaggagagaaaccttttgaatgtcctgactgtcggaaaggttttagtcagagttccaacTTGgtacaacaccagaggactcacacaggagagaaaccctttgattgccctgactgtgggaaaggttttagtcagaattccagcctggtgaaacaccagaggactcatacaggaaaGAGAGCGAAGTATTAG